A window of Acropora muricata isolate sample 2 chromosome 6, ASM3666990v1, whole genome shotgun sequence genomic DNA:
ATACAATTATAttcttcatttttgtctttcaaGAGGGCAGGAGGCATGACAGCGGGATGCTTGCCGATTCCGGGGTGTACAACGAGTTGACTAGAAACTCTTTTGACCCGGCTGGACACCCTTTGTGCCTATATGGAGACCCGGCATACCCACTGAGAGTCCACCTTCAAGCTCCCTTCAGAAATGCGGTGCTTACTCAGCAGATGGAAGATTTTAATAATTCAATGAGTGCCGTTCGTTCTTCAGTTGAGTGGCTTTTCAGCGACGTTATCAACGATTTTAAGTTTCTCGATTttaagaaaaacttaaagataGGTTTGAGCTGTAGTTTCTGCTTTGCTCAGGAATGCCATAACATGCTTGTATGGAAACACCACATCCAGTTTTTTTGATCTCGACCCTCCAAATATTTATGATTATTTCTCGTAGATTATCATTTACTAACAAACCGTGTGAATTAGGAACATTGGTAATGTTACAGTATCTtgtgaaataaataattgaacGTTTTTAACTGGTGCGATTCCTTCAATTTATTATAAGTAAAGCCTGCTATGCGAACAAAACATGCATGACTGCCAGAGTTTGAGGGAAGAAGTTGCAGATATTTTGGGGACTATTAACAATTTCTTGTAATCATGTAACAACACAACAAAGTTCTCTAGATTGATTACTAGAGGTTGTAAGCAAAACAGCAATGTACTCTATTTGTGTTAtgacattttctgaaataagGTGGCCATAAGCTGCGCTTGCTGCTTCTGGGATTCCATAAACATAGTTTGCATCTGCTGTAGTTGTTGCTGCATCTGctgttgttgtagttgttgttgttggttctgttgttgtagttgttgctGCAACATGGAAATCATCTGCTGTTGTTGCTTCTGTTGCTCAGTTAAAAGCGACTGCTCACTTTTCTTAGCCTCAAGTTCTTCTCTTTTAAACGTAAACTCCATCTCACTATGCTCTTTTAAAAATTGGACTGTGTCACTGCCACCTCTCCGCTTTTTACATCGCTTCTCTTCCGCTGACTCATCCGGATCGGATTTCCTCTTCTTAGAAGCACCGAGAGTTTCCATTGACATTCTCCGCATCTCCTCTGctgtttctttgtctttttctaGTTTTTTCACCTTGCTTTGGTTATCAAGCTGGAACTCTTGATCAGCCGCTTCCCATTTTTCTATGACTTCTTCAATGGCTAAATCAAGCTCTGAATCTTCAGGGGAGATGCCAGTTCCATTTTCAATTTCACGTTTCCgtttcttggcttttttctcGAGGATGCTGTAACGATCTCTAACAGCTCTCTGTGACACTGTGAACCCTGGATGAGTGTTCAGATTTGTAGCTATTTGGCTCCACACCGAACCACGCTCTTTTGAGCCAACCCTATATTGAAAGGGCTCACAAAGAAGGATTTCTCGGGCGAGCATCACATCTTTTTGTTCTGTCCACTCCATCTACGAGTTCAATGTAAACTATATTTAAAAAATAACCCGATGGAATTAAACCTTACACTATTCATGTTTTACCAGGAGATTTAAAACATCGCGAAAAATAACGAAGCAATTTCATTTTATAAACTTTTCCTGCTTTGAGATGTTAAATTTAAAGAACAGAACTATGTTACATGTAAAACGTGTATTGCTTACATCACCGCTCATTGCGAAAAAAGCCTGCCAAGATTCCATGCATGCATCATGCTAAGCACAAATTTTGAACAGAATCTCAGCTTACTGAGTTTTTCATTCGACACTTTTGATCGGTCGCTCAAATACAGGAGTTTGGCCTGCTATTTTGATAAAGTATCGAAAAGAACATTCTGCGAAGAATGCAATAATCTCGTTTGTACAAGGGATAAAACTCAGGCGAGACAATTTGGTAGCGCGAAGTTTGTCAGCTCTAGTAAACATTGCAAAATACACGTACACACTGTTcgaaaatgttttaaaattcacCTGAGTCGATTAAAAAGGGCTCATGTTAAACGAAATTCCAAGAAGAAGGGATTGCGAGAATGAAATCAATGTTATTTCAAGCTATAGTAATCTACCGGTCATACGTTGAGAAAATCggaaaagaaaactaattatAGCAAGTGGCATTACGGTGAATGAAAGCAACCTCTTCGCTGAACGCTAGATTGaaatgcgaaaaacaatttttcagttTAAGAAAACATTAGAGCAAGAATACTTCTTGCGTTTTAAGTATCAAGGCAATCATTATGCAACTTTACATTGGTTCGGCATCAAAAGAGCTCAAAAGAAAGCTAAaagggatcaaaacaaaagattaagTACTCACGTTTTCGTCGCGACGTGAAACCCCAAGTTCTCACGTTCTCGACTTCAGTACAACGTCAGGTCACAACGGGTTGTACATGCGCAGTGACGTCTCGAAAGAAATGTCACGTTTCCGGTTGCCGTCGTGAGGCCGGCGACGTCTGTTGCTTAAGGTGCCtaatgtgagcacagttgcgaacaacacatatatattcacatatatatgagtagcagaggggcattttgtctgcgcatgttcCGTATGAGATGATTTAATGAAAGTAGCCGCTGATACGCGCCTGTTTCCCGTCTCTTTTCGGCTCAACAGAAGCCACTATaaaggtaaacaaagaaatggcgaaGTTAATTCTCTTGCCTTCCAAGTTGTTTTCGTTCTTCTATCTTTCTGTTTCTTGTGTGAAACAGTTATAAGATCGAAAGATGGTTGCATGTTGTGGTAAGAAATCGCAAAATATTCCGTTTCGAAGTTCAGCCTCATATTTTAACGATTTGGTGGCTTGTTTCGACTTTAACCCAATTGATGTGAACGCTGCAGACATCTGTGAAGGGTGTCGAAGGGCTGTCCAAGAATATCGAAGCACCAGCAAGATCTTCCATCACGTTAGTGTTGCctgccagtttttattttctcgaaagtATTTTACGACCGTACGGCTAACTTAAGCTAAACATGAGTTGAAACTTGTTAAAATGCCAAGTATCAAGAAGCTGCATAACATTAAAAGAGTGTTTAtcctttatatttttgctctttgtcCGGAAGAAAATGATCTAATCGAAGCTAATTGAGCCATTTTATTTACGAAAAGTTTCTCTCTTCGAGAACTAAACTGTGAAGCCGCCCGTGTCGTTTGGCACCTTCTACTAATAAGATTGATAACCTTAcgtttacattttttgtttgaaaatttgttaACATCAATTGGAATCTGTGTATGTAAGTTATGTATGTAAAAAGGAAGTATTCTATGCCAGACAAGTCAGTTAACTCAAATGGAGAGATGGTATTGTTACCgaaggagacgtttttaaaaatggacCAAAAATTGGAGATGTTATCAGAAAGTAAGTAGACTTCACTTCTTGGATTGAGTTTGTAATCTGCTAATCAGAGAAGTGCAGAAGACAATAATacataaaacttgccaaaaaacaaagctatGACAAGAATTTATGGGCTAAGTTATAGGGTCCAAGTCAAAATCCGTTTTGAAGGATACAGTTTAGAATAACCAAACGCCATTAGTAATAAACTGCCTTCTGTAAAGGGTTTACCAGGCACAAATCCTGCTAttcaaatgccaaatgagatCACCAGAGAGTCAGTCCACAGCTCACAAGAATAaatgctaaaaataaatttcactcaAACTCAGAATATAGCCCTCCTTTTATTCATATCTAACTGAAAATTATGCCTGCAACATGACACATAAGAAGATGAGTCAACAGCCATCCATTTTGTCAATTGTTCCAACCATTGGTCCTCTTCACATCTCCTTAAACAGTAGAGAACACATTGTTAATTCCTTTCACCCTTTCTTCAAATCAGTCTACCAGTCAATCTTCCCAAACAGCAAACCAGCAGATAAGCCTAAACCCTGGAGAGTAAGTCTCATTTTAGAGATTGTTTATGGTTGGTTGGACACTTATGAATTTAAAGATCCTCAGTATGGAACCCTCCTAAATCCCCTGAACAATTACATACCCTTGCTCCTTTCTATTTACAGTATTTCTTCCAGACTCAATCATTTTTCGGAGTACTTGCGTGCTATCATCAGAATCTGGATCATGTTCGCCTGCCTCCAAAGACGTCATTACAATAAGGCCCCTCTTGTTTGGATCGACATGTGTATAATTACAagggaaattattgttttctcacaatcagcttcaatttcttaaagttaaATGTGCCAAAGTACTCACGGATatggtacaaaaaaaattgcacaggtCCCGGGAGAGGGTTCTTTTTCTACGTGTAGAGGCAAGAGAATTGGTTGTGTAACATTTCCCACCATGTGTTCCAACATACCAACCAAGAACACCATTCTGCCTCTTAGATGCCACTGTAATATCAAGCCTGACAACACTAAAAAATGTGACTTACCAGGGTGCAATATCTCAAACCCAAATGAATCCTGGTAAATTCTCACTGGCTGCTTTCAATCCATTCACTGTAAATGTCTTGATGAGTTCACTTCTTGTTCACTGTGCAAAGACTTTCTACAAAAGAAAGTACAAGAACTTggtgaaattgcaaaagaagccaTTTTACATCCTCATGCaactgacacagatgaccacaATGAGTCAACAACAGCATCAATGGCAGATAGCACAGGTGATGAAGAAAATCATAGGTGTGAGAGAAATGGTGAAGGAAGAATATGAAAACCTGATTGATAAGCTTAACAATGAGCTTGTTAATCTTAGCCCACCACCACAGCCATGTATTGCTTCTCATGTCAACTAACGACATGCATGCACTGTAATTGCTCTACTGACTGGATGTCACATTCTGGAAGGAGCACTAGCAATTCCAAAAGAACTGATCAATCTCAGTAAAACAATTCCTTTCTACAGTAAAATGATCTTTAAAGGTAACCACATACATAACACTTTCAAGTTACCAGCGAACCAACCCAACcttgatgtccaaaatgttttACACCAGAATCATGAAGAattccagaaaataaaaatgaatgcaGACATGGGATTTGTCTCCACCCAACACCTGGAAGATTTCCTTGTAGaatatcaaaaaccaacatacaATATTTGCAGGAGTTCTCACtgtgccaccagacaaatcaATGCTGTTGTGTTCCAACCAGCTAAGTGCTTCCCTTTTTAAGAGCCACACACATGGCCTGCAGGGAGGAATAATATCCACAAGTTCCTCTAATAACACAAGGAACTTTGTGAGATATCTTGAGACATGGTCAGACGCAACGTGCAGAAGAGGATGTAACATGGCCATGTTCAgtctcaagtaaaacaaaaccaaaaaaaatcaccatcaatcttctTCTGACTGAActagtgctttttattttgagagAACAGTTAGTTTTGATTTAACATCTTTGCATTGTATCAGCATAAACTCATTCTACATG
This region includes:
- the LOC136920441 gene encoding putative uncharacterized protein DDB_G0274435, producing MEWTEQKDVMLAREILLCEPFQYRVGSKERGSVWSQIATNLNTHPGFTVSQRAVRDRYSILEKKAKKRKREIENGTGISPEDSELDLAIEEVIEKWEAADQEFQLDNQSKVKKLEKDKETAEEMRRMSMETLGASKKRKSDPDESAEEKRCKKRRGGSDTVQFLKEHSEMEFTFKREELEAKKSEQSLLTEQQKQQQQMISMLQQQLQQQNQQQQLQQQQMQQQLQQMQTMFMESQKQQAQLMATLFQKMS